The DNA window CAGGATACATTAACTAAAAAACGAACTTTTTATGAACTATTTAAATTATTTGGTTGGTATATTTTTCTTCGGAATTACAATATCGATGGCTGCTCAACAGCATGTGAGTTATGATGGCGTTAAAATGAATTCTAATCTAGAGATTTCTGAAGCCCAAATTTCTAAGGAGAAAATAATGCTTGTGCTTCATGAAATTGATATGACCAAGCATCAAACTGATAATTGTGAGGATTGTCCAACGTCAAAATCATTAATTTTAGATGTTGATTTCACACGATCATTTAAGTTTCCCATTACAGAAGACGACAGTGTGTATGTTAGAGTGACGCATTTACAAAAAAACTTGGCAGAACATAAGCACAATCTTTCTCAAGTGAATACAATGAATGCATCTAGAAATAGGTCTGAAGAAAATCAATTGAAAAATCAGGCTGATGTGATTAAAGTGAAAGGCCAAGAAATTGCAAAACTGATGCAAGAAGGAAAATTATCTCCAGAAGAAGCACAAAAACAATTGCTAGCTTTATCTGAGCCTTATCTAAATAAATTAGATCATTCGGCAATTGCTAATACAGAAGCTGAAGAGTTTCAGAACAATTCAAACTTTTCAATAGTGTTTTATAACGATGATACCAAAACTGAATCTCAGCCTTATTCAGGTTATTTGTACATCAAAACGTTTAATGAAGAGCGGTTTGTAGCAGAATTTAGAGGCATACATATTGAGCAATGTGTTGAAAAACGCGTCGTAAGTTCTGAAGAAGAAAAAGCAAAATGTAGTTCTATTCAATCACAATATTTGCCAGAAACGAAAGTATTACATGAAGGCTCAGGAACAATGACTTTAAATGTGGCTATAAAAGAGTTTCAAAATAATAGAGGATAGTTTAAAACTTGCAGTTTAAGATTTTCGTCGACTGTTTTTAATTGCAAAACCAAGAAGCAGTATAGCGAAACCAATACTGATCCAGTAATATAATGCCCAAGAATTATTAGTTAATTCGATAGGTGCATCATTTCCATAAAGTACAAATCCAGCCCAGTAATAAGGATGTTTTAATTTCGGATTTGAAGTCAACTTTAAATAATCTAATTTAGCTTGTTGTAGTGCAACAGATTTAGATTTTCCGTCTTTTAGATGCTGATAAAAAGAAATCATAATCTCTTTTGTAGAATTATCAGGAGCACTCCACAAACTTGAAACTGTAGCTGGAATTCCAGAATACATAAAGGCTTGAGAAAGTGAGACAATACCTTTTCCAGAAGAATAGCCTCCAACACCTGTGTTGCAAGCACTTAATACTGCTAAGTCTGCGTTGCTTTTAAGTCCGTATAATTCTGAAACAAATAACTGGTTATCCTCTTTATCATCTGAAAATAAAATATTACTAAGTTCAGGATCTTCATCATTTAAAAACGCATGACCAGCTAAGTGAATGATAGCATAGTCTTTTGGTAAATTGATAAATTCATATTTTGAAGCATTCTCGTTTTCATAAACGGTTCCATCAAGTAAATCAGATAAAATGGTCACTTCTTCTTTTGCGCCAAGTAAATCATATGGTTCACCTCTTACTGCTAGTTGTGATTCAGTTGCTGTAAACTTACTGTAAGCAGGTGCGAAAAAAGTAATATTTTTCTTATGATTAACAGTTTTATAAGCATCAGTATCAATATAGCTCAAGCCATTTGCGTAACTTATTGCTGAGGTTTCAATGAAGTAATTGTTGTCGTTTTTAAGTAATTCAAATGGTAAATAATTTAAAATAGCATCTGCGATGATAACGGTTTGATTTGAGATCGAAATATCACTTAATAAAACATCATAGAGTTCTGTTGATAATGTATTTAATGTTTCAATTTGAGTATGGTCTTTTAATTGAGATACATACTTTTTTGTGAGTTTTTCTATAGTTTCATAATCACCAAGTGATTCGATGTTTACTGTATTAGAGTTTATGTAAATTCTGAATAACTCATCATTTGCCTTTGTAAATTTTAAGATGGTCGTCTGTTCAGGGATTTTTAAATCTTCAAGAGAAAAATCGGTATTCGTTAATTTGTAAATTGGACTATTTTCGGACTTGATTTCGTTTTTGATGTCAGTGATTTTTAGTTCAATATCAAAGATGTGTTGTTTTGCAAGCGAGTCACCATTTTGTTGCTTTTGTTTTAATGTTGTAAGTTCTGAACGTAGATTGGATTCTTTATTAAACAGTTCATCTAAATCTGATGTGTTTTCGGCTAAACTTCGGTTAAGTAAAATGGTGTTAAATTGAGATTTGGTTTCAATACGTTCAATCCTATTTAGAAATTGTATCATTTCTAGGTCACTGATTTCGTGATCAGCAATTTGTTGTAAAACCCTGTTTTTTATAATCTCATAGTTTACAAAATGTTTGTTTAACGGATTATGATCTATGCGATCTGCAAATTGTTTTAGTCCAATTCTAAAAATTTCATCAGCAGTATTATTCAAAGTGTCATCGTTAATGTCTTCCAAAAACATGGCGAATTGATTCAATAATACTGGATACTTTAATTCGGTAATTGGCGAGAATTCTTCAGCGTTAAAATTAAGGACATCAACGTCTGAATTGTTTTTATTTAGAAGTGTAAGAGCTTTGTTTGTGTTTTCGATTAATGCAGGTTTTTGTCCCAATTCTGAATGACATCTACTCGCAATTTCATACACATTTAATTGCTGAAACTTATTTAGGTTTTCGAATGTTTTTAGATGTTCCATGACTTTTAGAGCACCTTGATAATCCTTAAAATCTAAATGGCTAAACCCTTTACAAATCACAGAATATATTTTTGTATTCATTGAAGGACTTATGCGTTCGGCTTCGTCAAAAAAGTAAACGGCTTGTTTTAAATCTCTTTTCTGGTAATAACGACCAATTCTAAAAAGCGCTTGACTAAAAATTGAATTTAAAGATGCTTTAGATGAATTGGCATCATAAAATGATTTAAAATCTTGATAAGTGTCAAGCAATTTTGTTTCATCTTCCAACATTTGGAGATAGTTAATTTCAGATTCGAAAACTGACGCTTGTAGTTCGAGAGTTGAACTTAATCCTTTAGTGTTTATTAAATCCTGTTTTCTAGTCTTAAAAACAGTTTTAGCTTTATTTACAAAACCTAGTGATTTTAAATAATCACCTTCCTCTTTGTTTACAATAGCTAAGTCCAGATAAAAGTTAACTAGTTTTTCAGGATTTACTAGTTTTTCATCTAGAATTAATCGTGCTTCTTCTAAATATTTTTTTTGATTGTCTAGATTATTTAAATAATCATAAGCATAGCAATATGATAAATCAGCATAAAGTTCAAAAAGCAGCCCTTTGTTTTTTAAGTTGTCTTTTTTAAAATTGCTAATTGCATCTTGATATACAGAAACAGCGTCTTTAATTTTATGAATTCCAAAGAGACTATCAGCTTTCTGTTTTTGATTTTCTAGTTGCTTGTGTTCAATACTGCGATCTTCTTGAAAACATACAAAAGCCTTAGATTGTGAAGTGATAAAAATGAGACATATAAAAATATAATATGTAGCGTTTCTGTAGGTCTTCGTCATTAGAGTTAGGCTGGTTTTTGATAATTACCTGATATAAAGACTAAAAATAAAAAAAAGAGTTAAAAGAACCTTATAAACTTTAAATAGTTATTTATTTACAGTCGCACGTTGCAAGCGATCGTTGATAGATTTTCCTAAGCCAAAATCTGGAAACCGCTCTGTGATGATAATGTCTAAATCTTGTTTGTCTAATTGATGTAAGGCATCATACAACTTTGAAGCCGCTTCTTGTAAGTCTGTAGATTCTGAAAGTACAATTTGAAATGCAATAGCATCATGTTCTAAAGATTTATTAATTGCTAAAACACCAATTCGTTTGTTTGAATGTTCTTCAACAGCTTTAGAAAGATCATCTACTAAAATAGTTTGTGTTGAAGGTGCATAATGACGATCTAACATGCCTGGAGCATTTGGAGCAATGTCCTTTTTATTCTTTATTTGAATCGATCCAACCACGTTTTCGATTTCTTCAATTGATGTGGAGCCTAAACGGTAAATCACAGGTTCTTCGCCTTCAAATCCGATGATTGTAGATTCTATTCCACGTTGACAAGCGCCTCCATCAAGCACCATTTTGATGTCCTCTTTAAAATAATCGTT is part of the Psychroserpens ponticola genome and encodes:
- a CDS encoding CHAT domain-containing protein, which encodes MTKTYRNATYYIFICLIFITSQSKAFVCFQEDRSIEHKQLENQKQKADSLFGIHKIKDAVSVYQDAISNFKKDNLKNKGLLFELYADLSYCYAYDYLNNLDNQKKYLEEARLILDEKLVNPEKLVNFYLDLAIVNKEEGDYLKSLGFVNKAKTVFKTRKQDLINTKGLSSTLELQASVFESEINYLQMLEDETKLLDTYQDFKSFYDANSSKASLNSIFSQALFRIGRYYQKRDLKQAVYFFDEAERISPSMNTKIYSVICKGFSHLDFKDYQGALKVMEHLKTFENLNKFQQLNVYEIASRCHSELGQKPALIENTNKALTLLNKNNSDVDVLNFNAEEFSPITELKYPVLLNQFAMFLEDINDDTLNNTADEIFRIGLKQFADRIDHNPLNKHFVNYEIIKNRVLQQIADHEISDLEMIQFLNRIERIETKSQFNTILLNRSLAENTSDLDELFNKESNLRSELTTLKQKQQNGDSLAKQHIFDIELKITDIKNEIKSENSPIYKLTNTDFSLEDLKIPEQTTILKFTKANDELFRIYINSNTVNIESLGDYETIEKLTKKYVSQLKDHTQIETLNTLSTELYDVLLSDISISNQTVIIADAILNYLPFELLKNDNNYFIETSAISYANGLSYIDTDAYKTVNHKKNITFFAPAYSKFTATESQLAVRGEPYDLLGAKEEVTILSDLLDGTVYENENASKYEFINLPKDYAIIHLAGHAFLNDEDPELSNILFSDDKEDNQLFVSELYGLKSNADLAVLSACNTGVGGYSSGKGIVSLSQAFMYSGIPATVSSLWSAPDNSTKEIMISFYQHLKDGKSKSVALQQAKLDYLKLTSNPKLKHPYYWAGFVLYGNDAPIELTNNSWALYYWISIGFAILLLGFAIKNSRRKS
- a CDS encoding L-threonylcarbamoyladenylate synthase encodes the protein MSILSTDISKAVAILNAEELVAIPTETVYGLAGNIFSEKAIKSIFETKKRPFFNPLIVHIPSVEVLTTIASYIPAKAKLLADVFWPGPLTLVLPKNSTIPDIITAGKDTVAVRIPNHPMALELLNHLDFPLAAPSANPFGSISPTTAQHVNDYFKEDIKMVLDGGACQRGIESTIIGFEGEEPVIYRLGSTSIEEIENVVGSIQIKNKKDIAPNAPGMLDRHYAPSTQTILVDDLSKAVEEHSNKRIGVLAINKSLEHDAIAFQIVLSESTDLQEAASKLYDALHQLDKQDLDIIITERFPDFGLGKSINDRLQRATVNK